The Glycine max cultivar Williams 82 chromosome 12, Glycine_max_v4.0, whole genome shotgun sequence genome window below encodes:
- the LOC114818277 gene encoding putative core-2/I-branching enzyme encodes MGRREKDQDQDRGSGGEKHAGLLRLAQLVTFLVVFAGGVVIGLTTSSHINSQNLISQPYQYISVRNVPSPSENDELESFLHPLNLSHRFSDEELFWRASLMPKKESYPYARVPKVAFMFLTRGPLPMLPLWERFFHGHSSLFSIYIHAPPRYTLNISHSSPFYLRNIPSQDVSWGTFTLADAERRLLANALLDFSNERFLLLSETCIPVYDFPTVYRYLTHSSLSFVESYDEPTRYGRGRYSRHMLPHIHLRHWRKGSQWFELNRSLAVYIVSDTKYYSLFRKYCKPACYPDEHYIPTFLHMFHGSLNSNRTVTWVDWSMLGPHPATFGRANITAAFLQSIRNNGSLCPYNSEMTSICYLFARKFDPSALEPLLNLSSEVMNF; translated from the coding sequence ATGGGTCGGAGGGAGAAAGATCAAGATCAAGATCGAGGATCAGGAGGAGAGAAGCACGCTGGGCTTCTGAGATTGGCCCAACTCGTAACATTTCTGGTGGTGTTTGCGGGAGGAGTGGTGATTGGTCTGACAACAAGCTCTCACATCAATAGCCAGAATTTGATATCGCAGCCGTACCAGTACATATCAGTGCGTAACGTTCCATCTCCATCTGAGAATGATGAGCTTGAGAGCTTCCTTCATCCCCTTAACCTGTCCCACAGGTTTTCCGACGAGGAACTGTTCTGGAGGGCTTCTCTTATGCCGAAGAAAGAATCGTACCCTTACGCCAGAGTCCCCAAGGTGGCCTTCATGTTCCTCACCAGGGGTCCCCTTCCCATGTTGCCCCTCTGGGAGCGTTTCTTCCACGGCCACTCCTCTCTCTTCAGCATCTACATCCATGCCCCTCCCCGCTACACTCTCAACATCTCCCACTCTTCCCCTTTCTACCTCCGCAACATCCCTAGCCAGGATGTTTCTTGGGGTACCTTTACCCTCGCCGATGCCGAGAGGCGCCTTTTAGCCAATGCCCTTCTCGACTTCTCCAATGAACGCTTTCTTCTCCTCTCCGAGACTTGCATCCCTGTCTACGACTTCCCTACTGTTTACCGTTATCTCACTCATTCCTCCCTCAGCTTTGTTGAATCTTATGATGAACCTACTCGTTATGGCCGCGGTCGCTACAGTCGCCACATGCTTCCTCATATTCATCTTCGACACTGGCGCAAGGGCTCTCAGTGGTTTGAACTCAACCGTTCTCTCGCTGTTTATATTGTCTCCGACACCAAATATTACTCCCTTTTCCGCAAATACTGTAAGCCTGCTTGCTACCCTGATGAACATTACATCCCTACCTTCCTCCACATGTTCCATGGTTCGCTTAATTCTAACAGAACTGTCACTTGGGTTGACTGGTCAATGCTGGGCCCTCATCCTGCAACCTTTGGGAGAGCTAATATAACTGCTGCTTTTTTACAGTCTATTAGGAACAATGGTTCCCTTTGTCCATATAATTCAGAGATGACGTCCATTTGCTACCTCTTTGCTCGCAAGTTTGATCCAAGTGCACTCGAGCCCTTGCTTAACCTTTCTTCAGAAGTCATGAacttttga
- the LOC100801333 gene encoding squamous cell carcinoma antigen recognized by T-cells 3 isoform X4 codes for MEQNLNLTAEAMSDSDERMKETLALSSEAERDRDKSMSDSDSEDEAQQNLQIESLQTELVTNPSNYDAHLQYIRLLRRMGDVDKLSRAREAMSELFPLSPTMWRQWIKDELSLNTAARPEAFSRILKLYERGVFDYLSVSLWCDYINFVQEFDPMVRQFSPTGISKARDLFESALTAAGLHVAEGSKIWEAYKKYEQDILLTFDDTDEQAKEKQVQRIRSLFHRQLSVPLAGMSSTITAYKTWEMEQGSLQDVESIDLVDIYPHVAASYQKALEMYNARFHLEEQILSPNISDSERLQHYMNYLKFEQSSGMPARIQVLYERAITDFPITPDLWLDCTRNLDNTLKVGNIVSNVYSRATKNCPWVGELWVRYMLSLERGHASEKDLSEIFEKSLLCTFSTLDEYLDLFLTRVDGLRRRMASSSEEDLEYKIIRETFQRASDYLSPYLKNTEGLLHLHAYWARLETKLGKDITAARGVWENCLKLCGSMLESWTGYIAMEVELGHINEARSIYKRCYSKRFSGTGSEDICQSWLRFEREFGKLEDFDHALHKGLAYVDFLDEEHLAAAIAKNRLKLIGKKLSIARSDPKRGGRESSNPKTLTEHDATNHSSQKASGSKETDDTYKGDVKDVKFSSRKPGNDNIQLKGKNTFAVPRNVRPLGFTTNKPKAEEGDEKPKSNEEFRKIFIR; via the exons ATGGAGCAAAACCTAAACCTGACCGCAGAAGCCATGTCTGATTCCGACGAGAGGATGAAGGAAACCCTAGCCCTGTCCTCAGAAGCAGAGCGTGACAGAGACAAATCCATGTCTGATTCTGattctgaggacgaagctcagCAGAACCTCCAAATCGAATCTCTACAGACCGAGCTTGTTACTAACCCCTCTAACTACGATGCTCATTTGCAA TATATACGGCTTCTGAGGAGAATGGGTGATGTTGATAAACTGTCAAGAGCCAGGGAAGCTATGAGTGAACTCTTTCCGTTGAGCCCTACAATGTGGCGTCAATGGATCAAAGATGAGCTTTCTCTCAACACTGCTGCTCG ACCCGAGGCTTTCTCTAGAATTCTGAAGCTTTACGAACGAGGGGTGTTTGATTATCTG TCTGTCTCACTTTGGTGTGACTACATTAATTTTGTACAAGAGTTTGATCCAATGGTACGCCAATTTTCACCTACTGGTATTTCTAAGGCAAGGGATCTGTTTGAGAGTGCCCTTACTGCAGCTGGTCTGCATGTTGCTGAAGGCAGTAAAATATGGGAAGCATACAAGAAATATGAGCAGGACATACTTTTAACCTTCGATGATACTGATGAACAG GCCAAAGAAAAGCAAGTTCAACGCATTCGTAGTTTATTCCACCGCCAGTTGTCTGTTCCCCTTGCTGGTATGAGTTCAACAATTACTGCCTATAAGACTTGGGAGATGGAACAAGGAAGTCTTCAAGATGTTGAATCCATTGATTTGGTTGATATTTATCCTCATGTTGCGGCTTCATACCAGAAGGCCTTGGAGATGTATAATGCTCGTTTTCATCTTGAAGAACAGATTTTGAGCCCGAATATTTCAGATTCAGAAAGATTACAACACTACATG AACTATTTGAAATTTGAGCAGTCTTCTGGAATGCCAGCCAGAATTCAAGTTCTATATGAACGAGCCATTACTGACTTTCCTATAACACCTGATCTCTGGCTGGATTGTACTCGCAATTTGGACAACACTTTGAAG GTTGGTAATATTGTCAGCAATGTTTATTCTAGGGCAACTAAGAACTGCCCTTGGGTTGGAGAACTTTGGGTTCGATATATGCTTTCGTTGGAGCGTGGTCATGCTTCGGAGAAAGACTTGTCTGAA ATCTTTGAGAAGTCCCTGCTGTGTACCTTTTCAACTCTTGACGAG tATCTTGATTTGTTTCTTACCCGGGTAGATGGCTTAAGGCGAAGAATGGCATCCAGCAGTGAAGAGGATTtggaatataaaataatacGGGAGACCTTTCAg cgTGCATCGGATTATCTGTCGCCTTACTTGAAGAATACAGAGGGTTTGCTACATTTACATGCTTATTGGGCTCGTTTAGAAACAAAACTTGGGAAAGATATAACTGCAGCTCGTGGAGTTTGGGAGAATTGTCTTAAGCTATG TGGTTCAATGTTGGAGTCATGGACTGGTTATATAGCAATGGAAGTGGAATTAGGTCACATAAATGAAGCAAGGTCCATATACAAGAGATGCTACAGTAAAAGATTTTCTGGAACTGGTTCAGAG GACATATGCCAGTCATGGTTACGCTTTGAGAGGGAATTTGGCAAGTTGGAAGATTTTGATCATGCATTAcacaag GGACTAGCATATGTGGACTTTTTGGATGAAGAACACCTTGCTGCTGCAATAGCTAAGAACAGGCTAAAGTTAATTGGAAAGAAACTAAGTATTGCTCGATCTGACCCAAAGCGAGGCGGAAGGGAATCTTCTAATCCAAAAACATTGACAGAACATG ATGCCACTAATCATTCTAGTCAAAAGGCTTCCGGATCCAAAGAAACCGATGATACTTACAAGGGAGATGTAAAGGATGTGAAGTTCTCTTCTAGAAAGCCAGGAAATGATAACATCCAGCTTAAAGGGAAGAATACTTTTGCCGTGCCTAGAAATGTCAGACCACTTGGTTTTACTACAAATAAACCAAAAGCAGAAGAGGGGGATGAAAAGCCAAAATCTAATGAGGAATTCAGAAAGATATTCATTCGTTAA
- the LOC100801333 gene encoding squamous cell carcinoma antigen recognized by T-cells 3 isoform X1: MEQNLNLTAEAMSDSDERMKETLALSSEAERDRDKSMSDSDSEDEAQQNLQIESLQTELVTNPSNYDAHLQYIRLLRRMGDVDKLSRAREAMSELFPLSPTMWRQWIKDELSLNTAARPEAFSRILKLYERGVFDYLSVSLWCDYINFVQEFDPMVRQFSPTGISKARDLFESALTAAGLHVAEGSKIWEAYKKYEQDILLTFDDTDEQAKEKQVQRIRSLFHRQLSVPLAGMSSTITAYKTWEMEQGSLQDVESIDLVDIYPHVAASYQKALEMYNARFHLEEQILSPNISDSERLQHYMNYLKFEQSSGMPARIQVLYERAITDFPITPDLWLDCTRNLDNTLKVGNIVSNVYSRATKNCPWVGELWVRYMLSLERGHASEKDLSEIFEKSLLCTFSTLDEYLDLFLTRVDGLRRRMASSSEEDLEYKIIRETFQRASDYLSPYLKNTEGLLHLHAYWARLETKLGKDITAARGVWENCLKLCGSMLESWTGYIAMEVELGHINEARSIYKRCYSKRFSGTGSEDICQSWLRFEREFGKLEDFDHALHKVTPRMDELKLFRMQQESKSAEESEKNTKRNAREKRKLGSDITEEQSPSKRFRDVGNPKKAPEENKYHVQNISQVTKVEGVNWKNTKIDDNPSEQQFSHEKNRGYSDQCTAFLSNLHPTANYEHIRNFFSDVGGIVAIRILHDKFTGKSRGLAYVDFLDEEHLAAAIAKNRLKLIGKKLSIARSDPKRGGRESSNPKTLTEHADATNHSSQKASGSKETDDTYKGDVKDVKFSSRKPGNDNIQLKGKNTFAVPRNVRPLGFTTNKPKAEEGDEKPKSNEEFRKIFIR; encoded by the exons ATGGAGCAAAACCTAAACCTGACCGCAGAAGCCATGTCTGATTCCGACGAGAGGATGAAGGAAACCCTAGCCCTGTCCTCAGAAGCAGAGCGTGACAGAGACAAATCCATGTCTGATTCTGattctgaggacgaagctcagCAGAACCTCCAAATCGAATCTCTACAGACCGAGCTTGTTACTAACCCCTCTAACTACGATGCTCATTTGCAA TATATACGGCTTCTGAGGAGAATGGGTGATGTTGATAAACTGTCAAGAGCCAGGGAAGCTATGAGTGAACTCTTTCCGTTGAGCCCTACAATGTGGCGTCAATGGATCAAAGATGAGCTTTCTCTCAACACTGCTGCTCG ACCCGAGGCTTTCTCTAGAATTCTGAAGCTTTACGAACGAGGGGTGTTTGATTATCTG TCTGTCTCACTTTGGTGTGACTACATTAATTTTGTACAAGAGTTTGATCCAATGGTACGCCAATTTTCACCTACTGGTATTTCTAAGGCAAGGGATCTGTTTGAGAGTGCCCTTACTGCAGCTGGTCTGCATGTTGCTGAAGGCAGTAAAATATGGGAAGCATACAAGAAATATGAGCAGGACATACTTTTAACCTTCGATGATACTGATGAACAG GCCAAAGAAAAGCAAGTTCAACGCATTCGTAGTTTATTCCACCGCCAGTTGTCTGTTCCCCTTGCTGGTATGAGTTCAACAATTACTGCCTATAAGACTTGGGAGATGGAACAAGGAAGTCTTCAAGATGTTGAATCCATTGATTTGGTTGATATTTATCCTCATGTTGCGGCTTCATACCAGAAGGCCTTGGAGATGTATAATGCTCGTTTTCATCTTGAAGAACAGATTTTGAGCCCGAATATTTCAGATTCAGAAAGATTACAACACTACATG AACTATTTGAAATTTGAGCAGTCTTCTGGAATGCCAGCCAGAATTCAAGTTCTATATGAACGAGCCATTACTGACTTTCCTATAACACCTGATCTCTGGCTGGATTGTACTCGCAATTTGGACAACACTTTGAAG GTTGGTAATATTGTCAGCAATGTTTATTCTAGGGCAACTAAGAACTGCCCTTGGGTTGGAGAACTTTGGGTTCGATATATGCTTTCGTTGGAGCGTGGTCATGCTTCGGAGAAAGACTTGTCTGAA ATCTTTGAGAAGTCCCTGCTGTGTACCTTTTCAACTCTTGACGAG tATCTTGATTTGTTTCTTACCCGGGTAGATGGCTTAAGGCGAAGAATGGCATCCAGCAGTGAAGAGGATTtggaatataaaataatacGGGAGACCTTTCAg cgTGCATCGGATTATCTGTCGCCTTACTTGAAGAATACAGAGGGTTTGCTACATTTACATGCTTATTGGGCTCGTTTAGAAACAAAACTTGGGAAAGATATAACTGCAGCTCGTGGAGTTTGGGAGAATTGTCTTAAGCTATG TGGTTCAATGTTGGAGTCATGGACTGGTTATATAGCAATGGAAGTGGAATTAGGTCACATAAATGAAGCAAGGTCCATATACAAGAGATGCTACAGTAAAAGATTTTCTGGAACTGGTTCAGAG GACATATGCCAGTCATGGTTACGCTTTGAGAGGGAATTTGGCAAGTTGGAAGATTTTGATCATGCATTAcacaag GTTACCCCTCGGATGGATGAGCTGAAGTTATTTAGGATGCAGCAGGAATCCAAGTCAGCAGAGGAAAGTGAAAAGAATACTAAGAGAAATGCTCGTGAAAAGAGAAAGCTGGGATCAGATATAACTGAAGAACAGTCTCCATCAAAGCGATTTAGAGATGTTGGAAATCCAAAGAAAGCACCTGAGGAGAATAAATATCATGTGCAGAACATTTCTCAGGTGACAAAAGTGGAAGGGGTCAATTGGAAGAATACTAAAATTGATGATAATCCCAGTGAGCAACAGTTTAGCCACGAAAAGAACAGGGGATACTCTGACCAGTGCACCGCATTTTTATCAAATCTTCATCCTACG GCAAACTATGAACATATTCGTAATTTCTTCAGTGATGTTGGTGGAATTGTTGCCATCCGCATCCTACATGATAAATTCACTGGAAAATCAAGG GGACTAGCATATGTGGACTTTTTGGATGAAGAACACCTTGCTGCTGCAATAGCTAAGAACAGGCTAAAGTTAATTGGAAAGAAACTAAGTATTGCTCGATCTGACCCAAAGCGAGGCGGAAGGGAATCTTCTAATCCAAAAACATTGACAGAACATG CAGATGCCACTAATCATTCTAGTCAAAAGGCTTCCGGATCCAAAGAAACCGATGATACTTACAAGGGAGATGTAAAGGATGTGAAGTTCTCTTCTAGAAAGCCAGGAAATGATAACATCCAGCTTAAAGGGAAGAATACTTTTGCCGTGCCTAGAAATGTCAGACCACTTGGTTTTACTACAAATAAACCAAAAGCAGAAGAGGGGGATGAAAAGCCAAAATCTAATGAGGAATTCAGAAAGATATTCATTCGTTAA
- the LOC100801333 gene encoding squamous cell carcinoma antigen recognized by T-cells 3 isoform X3 — protein sequence MEQNLNLTAEAMSDSDERMKETLALSSEAERDRDKSMSDSDSEDEAQQNLQIESLQTELVTNPSNYDAHLQYIRLLRRMGDVDKLSRAREAMSELFPLSPTMWRQWIKDELSLNTAARPEAFSRILKLYERGVFDYLSVSLWCDYINFVQEFDPMVRQFSPTGISKARDLFESALTAAGLHVAEGSKIWEAYKKYEQDILLTFDDTDEQAKEKQVQRIRSLFHRQLSVPLAGMSSTITAYKTWEMEQGSLQDVESIDLVDIYPHVAASYQKALEMYNARFHLEEQILSPNISDSERLQHYMNYLKFEQSSGMPARIQVLYERAITDFPITPDLWLDCTRNLDNTLKVGNIVSNVYSRATKNCPWVGELWVRYMLSLERGHASEKDLSEIFEKSLLCTFSTLDEYLDLFLTRVDGLRRRMASSSEEDLEYKIIRETFQRASDYLSPYLKNTEGLLHLHAYWARLETKLGKDITAARGVWENCLKLCGSMLESWTGYIAMEVELGHINEARSIYKRCYSKRFSGTGSEDICQSWLRFEREFGKLEDFDHALHKGLAYVDFLDEEHLAAAIAKNRLKLIGKKLSIARSDPKRGGRESSNPKTLTEHADATNHSSQKASGSKETDDTYKGDVKDVKFSSRKPGNDNIQLKGKNTFAVPRNVRPLGFTTNKPKAEEGDEKPKSNEEFRKIFIR from the exons ATGGAGCAAAACCTAAACCTGACCGCAGAAGCCATGTCTGATTCCGACGAGAGGATGAAGGAAACCCTAGCCCTGTCCTCAGAAGCAGAGCGTGACAGAGACAAATCCATGTCTGATTCTGattctgaggacgaagctcagCAGAACCTCCAAATCGAATCTCTACAGACCGAGCTTGTTACTAACCCCTCTAACTACGATGCTCATTTGCAA TATATACGGCTTCTGAGGAGAATGGGTGATGTTGATAAACTGTCAAGAGCCAGGGAAGCTATGAGTGAACTCTTTCCGTTGAGCCCTACAATGTGGCGTCAATGGATCAAAGATGAGCTTTCTCTCAACACTGCTGCTCG ACCCGAGGCTTTCTCTAGAATTCTGAAGCTTTACGAACGAGGGGTGTTTGATTATCTG TCTGTCTCACTTTGGTGTGACTACATTAATTTTGTACAAGAGTTTGATCCAATGGTACGCCAATTTTCACCTACTGGTATTTCTAAGGCAAGGGATCTGTTTGAGAGTGCCCTTACTGCAGCTGGTCTGCATGTTGCTGAAGGCAGTAAAATATGGGAAGCATACAAGAAATATGAGCAGGACATACTTTTAACCTTCGATGATACTGATGAACAG GCCAAAGAAAAGCAAGTTCAACGCATTCGTAGTTTATTCCACCGCCAGTTGTCTGTTCCCCTTGCTGGTATGAGTTCAACAATTACTGCCTATAAGACTTGGGAGATGGAACAAGGAAGTCTTCAAGATGTTGAATCCATTGATTTGGTTGATATTTATCCTCATGTTGCGGCTTCATACCAGAAGGCCTTGGAGATGTATAATGCTCGTTTTCATCTTGAAGAACAGATTTTGAGCCCGAATATTTCAGATTCAGAAAGATTACAACACTACATG AACTATTTGAAATTTGAGCAGTCTTCTGGAATGCCAGCCAGAATTCAAGTTCTATATGAACGAGCCATTACTGACTTTCCTATAACACCTGATCTCTGGCTGGATTGTACTCGCAATTTGGACAACACTTTGAAG GTTGGTAATATTGTCAGCAATGTTTATTCTAGGGCAACTAAGAACTGCCCTTGGGTTGGAGAACTTTGGGTTCGATATATGCTTTCGTTGGAGCGTGGTCATGCTTCGGAGAAAGACTTGTCTGAA ATCTTTGAGAAGTCCCTGCTGTGTACCTTTTCAACTCTTGACGAG tATCTTGATTTGTTTCTTACCCGGGTAGATGGCTTAAGGCGAAGAATGGCATCCAGCAGTGAAGAGGATTtggaatataaaataatacGGGAGACCTTTCAg cgTGCATCGGATTATCTGTCGCCTTACTTGAAGAATACAGAGGGTTTGCTACATTTACATGCTTATTGGGCTCGTTTAGAAACAAAACTTGGGAAAGATATAACTGCAGCTCGTGGAGTTTGGGAGAATTGTCTTAAGCTATG TGGTTCAATGTTGGAGTCATGGACTGGTTATATAGCAATGGAAGTGGAATTAGGTCACATAAATGAAGCAAGGTCCATATACAAGAGATGCTACAGTAAAAGATTTTCTGGAACTGGTTCAGAG GACATATGCCAGTCATGGTTACGCTTTGAGAGGGAATTTGGCAAGTTGGAAGATTTTGATCATGCATTAcacaag GGACTAGCATATGTGGACTTTTTGGATGAAGAACACCTTGCTGCTGCAATAGCTAAGAACAGGCTAAAGTTAATTGGAAAGAAACTAAGTATTGCTCGATCTGACCCAAAGCGAGGCGGAAGGGAATCTTCTAATCCAAAAACATTGACAGAACATG CAGATGCCACTAATCATTCTAGTCAAAAGGCTTCCGGATCCAAAGAAACCGATGATACTTACAAGGGAGATGTAAAGGATGTGAAGTTCTCTTCTAGAAAGCCAGGAAATGATAACATCCAGCTTAAAGGGAAGAATACTTTTGCCGTGCCTAGAAATGTCAGACCACTTGGTTTTACTACAAATAAACCAAAAGCAGAAGAGGGGGATGAAAAGCCAAAATCTAATGAGGAATTCAGAAAGATATTCATTCGTTAA
- the LOC100801333 gene encoding squamous cell carcinoma antigen recognized by T-cells 3 isoform X2, with product MEQNLNLTAEAMSDSDERMKETLALSSEAERDRDKSMSDSDSEDEAQQNLQIESLQTELVTNPSNYDAHLQYIRLLRRMGDVDKLSRAREAMSELFPLSPTMWRQWIKDELSLNTAARPEAFSRILKLYERGVFDYLSVSLWCDYINFVQEFDPMVRQFSPTGISKARDLFESALTAAGLHVAEGSKIWEAYKKYEQDILLTFDDTDEQAKEKQVQRIRSLFHRQLSVPLAGMSSTITAYKTWEMEQGSLQDVESIDLVDIYPHVAASYQKALEMYNARFHLEEQILSPNISDSERLQHYMNYLKFEQSSGMPARIQVLYERAITDFPITPDLWLDCTRNLDNTLKVGNIVSNVYSRATKNCPWVGELWVRYMLSLERGHASEKDLSEIFEKSLLCTFSTLDEYLDLFLTRVDGLRRRMASSSEEDLEYKIIRETFQRASDYLSPYLKNTEGLLHLHAYWARLETKLGKDITAARGVWENCLKLCGSMLESWTGYIAMEVELGHINEARSIYKRCYSKRFSGTGSEDICQSWLRFEREFGKLEDFDHALHKVTPRMDELKLFRMQQESKSAEESEKNTKRNAREKRKLGSDITEEQSPSKRFRDVGNPKKAPEENKYHVQNISQVTKVEGVNWKNTKIDDNPSEQQFSHEKNRGYSDQCTAFLSNLHPTANYEHIRNFFSDVGGIVAIRILHDKFTGKSRGLAYVDFLDEEHLAAAIAKNRLKLIGKKLSIARSDPKRGGRESSNPKTLTEHDATNHSSQKASGSKETDDTYKGDVKDVKFSSRKPGNDNIQLKGKNTFAVPRNVRPLGFTTNKPKAEEGDEKPKSNEEFRKIFIR from the exons ATGGAGCAAAACCTAAACCTGACCGCAGAAGCCATGTCTGATTCCGACGAGAGGATGAAGGAAACCCTAGCCCTGTCCTCAGAAGCAGAGCGTGACAGAGACAAATCCATGTCTGATTCTGattctgaggacgaagctcagCAGAACCTCCAAATCGAATCTCTACAGACCGAGCTTGTTACTAACCCCTCTAACTACGATGCTCATTTGCAA TATATACGGCTTCTGAGGAGAATGGGTGATGTTGATAAACTGTCAAGAGCCAGGGAAGCTATGAGTGAACTCTTTCCGTTGAGCCCTACAATGTGGCGTCAATGGATCAAAGATGAGCTTTCTCTCAACACTGCTGCTCG ACCCGAGGCTTTCTCTAGAATTCTGAAGCTTTACGAACGAGGGGTGTTTGATTATCTG TCTGTCTCACTTTGGTGTGACTACATTAATTTTGTACAAGAGTTTGATCCAATGGTACGCCAATTTTCACCTACTGGTATTTCTAAGGCAAGGGATCTGTTTGAGAGTGCCCTTACTGCAGCTGGTCTGCATGTTGCTGAAGGCAGTAAAATATGGGAAGCATACAAGAAATATGAGCAGGACATACTTTTAACCTTCGATGATACTGATGAACAG GCCAAAGAAAAGCAAGTTCAACGCATTCGTAGTTTATTCCACCGCCAGTTGTCTGTTCCCCTTGCTGGTATGAGTTCAACAATTACTGCCTATAAGACTTGGGAGATGGAACAAGGAAGTCTTCAAGATGTTGAATCCATTGATTTGGTTGATATTTATCCTCATGTTGCGGCTTCATACCAGAAGGCCTTGGAGATGTATAATGCTCGTTTTCATCTTGAAGAACAGATTTTGAGCCCGAATATTTCAGATTCAGAAAGATTACAACACTACATG AACTATTTGAAATTTGAGCAGTCTTCTGGAATGCCAGCCAGAATTCAAGTTCTATATGAACGAGCCATTACTGACTTTCCTATAACACCTGATCTCTGGCTGGATTGTACTCGCAATTTGGACAACACTTTGAAG GTTGGTAATATTGTCAGCAATGTTTATTCTAGGGCAACTAAGAACTGCCCTTGGGTTGGAGAACTTTGGGTTCGATATATGCTTTCGTTGGAGCGTGGTCATGCTTCGGAGAAAGACTTGTCTGAA ATCTTTGAGAAGTCCCTGCTGTGTACCTTTTCAACTCTTGACGAG tATCTTGATTTGTTTCTTACCCGGGTAGATGGCTTAAGGCGAAGAATGGCATCCAGCAGTGAAGAGGATTtggaatataaaataatacGGGAGACCTTTCAg cgTGCATCGGATTATCTGTCGCCTTACTTGAAGAATACAGAGGGTTTGCTACATTTACATGCTTATTGGGCTCGTTTAGAAACAAAACTTGGGAAAGATATAACTGCAGCTCGTGGAGTTTGGGAGAATTGTCTTAAGCTATG TGGTTCAATGTTGGAGTCATGGACTGGTTATATAGCAATGGAAGTGGAATTAGGTCACATAAATGAAGCAAGGTCCATATACAAGAGATGCTACAGTAAAAGATTTTCTGGAACTGGTTCAGAG GACATATGCCAGTCATGGTTACGCTTTGAGAGGGAATTTGGCAAGTTGGAAGATTTTGATCATGCATTAcacaag GTTACCCCTCGGATGGATGAGCTGAAGTTATTTAGGATGCAGCAGGAATCCAAGTCAGCAGAGGAAAGTGAAAAGAATACTAAGAGAAATGCTCGTGAAAAGAGAAAGCTGGGATCAGATATAACTGAAGAACAGTCTCCATCAAAGCGATTTAGAGATGTTGGAAATCCAAAGAAAGCACCTGAGGAGAATAAATATCATGTGCAGAACATTTCTCAGGTGACAAAAGTGGAAGGGGTCAATTGGAAGAATACTAAAATTGATGATAATCCCAGTGAGCAACAGTTTAGCCACGAAAAGAACAGGGGATACTCTGACCAGTGCACCGCATTTTTATCAAATCTTCATCCTACG GCAAACTATGAACATATTCGTAATTTCTTCAGTGATGTTGGTGGAATTGTTGCCATCCGCATCCTACATGATAAATTCACTGGAAAATCAAGG GGACTAGCATATGTGGACTTTTTGGATGAAGAACACCTTGCTGCTGCAATAGCTAAGAACAGGCTAAAGTTAATTGGAAAGAAACTAAGTATTGCTCGATCTGACCCAAAGCGAGGCGGAAGGGAATCTTCTAATCCAAAAACATTGACAGAACATG ATGCCACTAATCATTCTAGTCAAAAGGCTTCCGGATCCAAAGAAACCGATGATACTTACAAGGGAGATGTAAAGGATGTGAAGTTCTCTTCTAGAAAGCCAGGAAATGATAACATCCAGCTTAAAGGGAAGAATACTTTTGCCGTGCCTAGAAATGTCAGACCACTTGGTTTTACTACAAATAAACCAAAAGCAGAAGAGGGGGATGAAAAGCCAAAATCTAATGAGGAATTCAGAAAGATATTCATTCGTTAA